The Euleptes europaea isolate rEulEur1 chromosome 2, rEulEur1.hap1, whole genome shotgun sequence genome has a segment encoding these proteins:
- the MBD3 gene encoding methyl-CpG-binding domain protein 3 isoform X3: protein MAKAAGGSGGQRGGPRCPPLGPSGKKFRSKPQLARYLGSSMDLSSFDFRTGKMLMSKMNKNRQRIRYDCSSQNKGKPDLNTALPVRQTASIFKQPVTKITNHPSNKVKTDPQKAVDQPRQLFWEKKLSGLNAFDIAEELVKTMDLPKGLQGVGPGCTDETLLSAIASALHTSTMPITGQLSAAVEKNPGVWLNTSQPLCKAFMVTDEDIRKQEELVQQVRKRLEEALMADMLAHVEEIARDGEAPVEKLRGEEDGEDDEEDDVDRGQEMENV, encoded by the exons CCCGAGCGGGAAGAAATTCCGGAGCAAGCCGCAGCTGGCCCGCTATTTGGGCAGCTCCATGGACCTGAGCAGCTTCGACTTCCGGACAGGGAAGATGCTCATGAGCAAGATGAACAAGAATCGGCAGAGGATCCGCTACGACTGCTCCAGCCAAAACAAG GGTAAACCTGATTTGAACACCGCTCTCCCCGTCCGACAGACAGCTTCAATCTTCAAACAGCCCGTCACCAAGATCACTAACCACCCCAGCAATAAAGTGAAGACAGACCCCCAGAAAGCAGTTGACCAACCTCGGCAG CTCTTCTGGGAGAAGAAATTAAGTGGCCTAAACGCCTTTGACATCGCAGAGGAACTGGTGAAGACGATGGATCTCCCGAAAGGTTTGCAAG GTGTGGGGCCCGGCTGCACCGACGAGACCCTGCTTTCCGCCATCGCCAGCGCCCTTCACACTAGCACGATGCCCATCACGGGGCAGCTGTCCGCTGCCGTCGAGAAGAACCCCGGCGTTTGGCTGAACACCTCGCAGCCCCTCTGCAAGGCCTTCATGGTGACCGATGAAGACATCAG GAAACAGGAGGAGCTGGTTCAGCAGGTGCGGAAGAGGCTGGAAGAAGCCCTGATGGCAGACATGCTCGCCCACGTGGAGGAAATTGCCAGGGACGGAGAGGCCCCTGTCGAGAAGCTGCGGGGGGAGGAAGACGGGGAGGACGATGAGGAAGACGACGTGGATCGCGGCCAAGAGATGGAGAATGTATAG
- the MBD3 gene encoding methyl-CpG-binding domain protein 3 isoform X2, with protein sequence MDRKRWECSALPQGWKREEVTRKSGLSAGKSDVYYYSPSGKKFRSKPQLARYLGSSMDLSSFDFRTGKMLMSKMNKNRQRIRYDCSSQNKGKPDLNTALPVRQTASIFKQPVTKITNHPSNKVKTDPQKAVDQPRQLFWEKKLSGLNAFDIAEELVKTMDLPKGVGPGCTDETLLSAIASALHTSTMPITGQLSAAVEKNPGVWLNTSQPLCKAFMVTDEDIRKQEELVQQVRKRLEEALMADMLAHVEEIARDGEAPVEKLRGEEDGEDDEEDDVDRGQEMENV encoded by the exons ATGGATAGGAAGAGGTGGGAGTGCTCTGCTCTCCCCCAGGGATGGAAAAGGGAAGAAGTGACCAGGAAATCGGGGCTCTCCGCTGGCAAGAGCGATGTCTATTATTATAG CCCGAGCGGGAAGAAATTCCGGAGCAAGCCGCAGCTGGCCCGCTATTTGGGCAGCTCCATGGACCTGAGCAGCTTCGACTTCCGGACAGGGAAGATGCTCATGAGCAAGATGAACAAGAATCGGCAGAGGATCCGCTACGACTGCTCCAGCCAAAACAAG GGTAAACCTGATTTGAACACCGCTCTCCCCGTCCGACAGACAGCTTCAATCTTCAAACAGCCCGTCACCAAGATCACTAACCACCCCAGCAATAAAGTGAAGACAGACCCCCAGAAAGCAGTTGACCAACCTCGGCAG CTCTTCTGGGAGAAGAAATTAAGTGGCCTAAACGCCTTTGACATCGCAGAGGAACTGGTGAAGACGATGGATCTCCCGAAAG GTGTGGGGCCCGGCTGCACCGACGAGACCCTGCTTTCCGCCATCGCCAGCGCCCTTCACACTAGCACGATGCCCATCACGGGGCAGCTGTCCGCTGCCGTCGAGAAGAACCCCGGCGTTTGGCTGAACACCTCGCAGCCCCTCTGCAAGGCCTTCATGGTGACCGATGAAGACATCAG GAAACAGGAGGAGCTGGTTCAGCAGGTGCGGAAGAGGCTGGAAGAAGCCCTGATGGCAGACATGCTCGCCCACGTGGAGGAAATTGCCAGGGACGGAGAGGCCCCTGTCGAGAAGCTGCGGGGGGAGGAAGACGGGGAGGACGATGAGGAAGACGACGTGGATCGCGGCCAAGAGATGGAGAATGTATAG
- the MBD3 gene encoding methyl-CpG-binding domain protein 3 isoform X1, whose product MDRKRWECSALPQGWKREEVTRKSGLSAGKSDVYYYSPSGKKFRSKPQLARYLGSSMDLSSFDFRTGKMLMSKMNKNRQRIRYDCSSQNKGKPDLNTALPVRQTASIFKQPVTKITNHPSNKVKTDPQKAVDQPRQLFWEKKLSGLNAFDIAEELVKTMDLPKGLQGVGPGCTDETLLSAIASALHTSTMPITGQLSAAVEKNPGVWLNTSQPLCKAFMVTDEDIRKQEELVQQVRKRLEEALMADMLAHVEEIARDGEAPVEKLRGEEDGEDDEEDDVDRGQEMENV is encoded by the exons ATGGATAGGAAGAGGTGGGAGTGCTCTGCTCTCCCCCAGGGATGGAAAAGGGAAGAAGTGACCAGGAAATCGGGGCTCTCCGCTGGCAAGAGCGATGTCTATTATTATAG CCCGAGCGGGAAGAAATTCCGGAGCAAGCCGCAGCTGGCCCGCTATTTGGGCAGCTCCATGGACCTGAGCAGCTTCGACTTCCGGACAGGGAAGATGCTCATGAGCAAGATGAACAAGAATCGGCAGAGGATCCGCTACGACTGCTCCAGCCAAAACAAG GGTAAACCTGATTTGAACACCGCTCTCCCCGTCCGACAGACAGCTTCAATCTTCAAACAGCCCGTCACCAAGATCACTAACCACCCCAGCAATAAAGTGAAGACAGACCCCCAGAAAGCAGTTGACCAACCTCGGCAG CTCTTCTGGGAGAAGAAATTAAGTGGCCTAAACGCCTTTGACATCGCAGAGGAACTGGTGAAGACGATGGATCTCCCGAAAGGTTTGCAAG GTGTGGGGCCCGGCTGCACCGACGAGACCCTGCTTTCCGCCATCGCCAGCGCCCTTCACACTAGCACGATGCCCATCACGGGGCAGCTGTCCGCTGCCGTCGAGAAGAACCCCGGCGTTTGGCTGAACACCTCGCAGCCCCTCTGCAAGGCCTTCATGGTGACCGATGAAGACATCAG GAAACAGGAGGAGCTGGTTCAGCAGGTGCGGAAGAGGCTGGAAGAAGCCCTGATGGCAGACATGCTCGCCCACGTGGAGGAAATTGCCAGGGACGGAGAGGCCCCTGTCGAGAAGCTGCGGGGGGAGGAAGACGGGGAGGACGATGAGGAAGACGACGTGGATCGCGGCCAAGAGATGGAGAATGTATAG